The DNA segment CGTGAGCTGTTGGGCTACCTGGCGTCTGGCATGTCGGCAACAGATGAACTCGCCGAGACCATGTTCATCTCGCAAAAGACGGTTAAGAATCACCTTGCGTCGATCTACGAGAAGCTTGCCATCACCGACCGTGCCCAGGCTGTGGTCGAAGCGATCCGTCTCGGTTTCAATAGATCACCGCTATAAACGTATAACCACTAACAGTGGTCGACGATTACCGTAGGTGGTAAATAGGCCTAGCGACCTATAGCCCAAAGTGGGCCGATGGCGTAGATTTGGCGGTGGATCACCCTGCTAAAGGAGGAAAGAACATGAAGCTGTGGACAGCTATTCAGGCAAGGATCGCAAGTGACGAGGGCGCAAGCCTCGTTGAGTACGCGCTGCTCGTTGCGCTCATCGCTATCGTGGCGATCGCCGCAATCACG comes from the Acidobacteriota bacterium genome and includes:
- a CDS encoding Flp family type IVb pilin is translated as MKLWTAIQARIASDEGASLVEYALLVALIAIVAIAAITFVGTSVSSTFDDIGSSL